The Impatiens glandulifera chromosome 3, dImpGla2.1, whole genome shotgun sequence genome contains a region encoding:
- the LOC124932902 gene encoding E3 ubiquitin-protein ligase BIG BROTHER-like, whose amino-acid sequence MMRNGGGGPSNANGIPPGVLEKMMELCPEYGDLDYDELLEHQESVYQSLKGIESSSSTKLNKNDELIDSQLALDEALAIALQDMENQLEHFSLYSSSSTEHENGPSQEPNNHVHHHHHHHPEEEEQQTAATVGADHVGEDGIDPDNMSYEELQSLGEAVGTENRGLSKKAISKLKTTKFGSSSSGGGGRWLFKKQTKEKEEEEKEKDCPICCMAYKEGEKLTILPCKHLYHTHCINTWLMKRKNCPLCKREIH is encoded by the exons ATGATGAGGAATGGTGGTGGTGGGCCTTCTAATGCTAATGGTATCCCTCCCGGTGTTTTGGAGAAGATGATGGAGCTTTGCCCTGAATATGGAGATCTTGATTACGATGAACTCTTAGAGCATCAG GAAAGTGTGTACCAATCACTGAAAGGAATTGAGAGCAGCAGCAGcacaaaattaaacaaaaacgaTGAATTGATTGATTCACAACTAGCTTTGGATGAAGCTTTAGCTATAGCATTGCAGGATATGGAGAATCAACTTGAACATTTTAGtctatattcttcttcttctactg AACATGAAAATGGCCCTTCACAAGAACCAAATAACCAtgtccaccaccaccaccaccaccacccagaagaagaagaacaacaaaCGGCTGCCACTGTT GGTGCAGATCATGTCGGTGAAGATGGTATTGATCCAGATAACATGAGTTAtgag gaACTGCAATCACTTGGGGAAGCTGTAGGTACAGAGAACAGAGGACTATCAAAAAAGGCCATATCCAAACTCAAAACAACCAAGTTTGGCAGCTCCTCCTCTGGTGGTGGCGGACGTTGGTTATTCAAGAAACAAACTaaggaaaaggaagaagaagaaaaagaaaaaga TTGCCCTATATGTTGCATGGCGTACAAAGAAGGAGAGAAGCTTACAATTTTACCTTGTAAACATTTGTATCATACCCATTGTATCAATACTTGGCTCATGAAAAGAAAG AACTGCCCTCTTTGTAAGCGGGAGATTCACTAG